In a single window of the Ignavibacteria bacterium genome:
- a CDS encoding hydrogenase codes for MNRLNSISEFHSLQSLISVDKMEHIPTIIISAGTCGQASGANDLIRVVKKELISKNLTAKIKLRITGCHGFCEMEPSILVEPYRTYYPKVSVKDIPSIIKAISREEIIEELLFFDLDSGKRIQKQDDIPFFKKQNRILLSRNEKVDPIRIYNYIEIGGYDSFVNVLHKNDSQWIIDEIIKSGLRGRGGAGFLTGKKWELLSKQKNGYGKFLVCNADEGDPGAYMDRSLLEGNPHSIIEGMMIGAFATGANEGIIYVRNEYPLAIKHLIIALRVANEIGFLGKNILGTAFSFDIKIVRGAGAFVCGEETALIKSIEGFMGEPVQRPPFPITKGIYGKPTAINNVETWANIPAIIEMGAQHFAQIGTKNNSGTKIFSLVGKVKNTGLVEVPMGISIKEIVFDIGSGSEKETRLKAVQTGGPSGGCIPVNKFDIPIDYDSLSKAGTIMGSGGMIVMDENTCMVDVAKYFMNFLKDESCGKCFMCRKGTQRMYELLDDISRGKATLDKIQLLEELAIVVKDTTMCGLGQSASNPVLSTLQYFKDEYIEHIENKKCRAAVCRELVGAPCQSTCPIGTEAWRYIAHISNGEYEKAYLAIRETNPFPSVCARVCSHPCEYKCRAGTSGGDAIAIRALKRFITDRIEPSIYQPERATIKNANKFKIAIIGSGPGGLTAAHYLSLKGYKVDIFEKENIPGGMLTCGIPEYRLPRNIIKKEIDSLIDSNINIQYNIEMGKDITIDSLLNDDYKAIFLAMGAHKSKLLNIEGEDLDGVYPAIEFLKEFNLKGRNLAKGKVGVIGGGDSAIDAARVSLRQDGVESVTVLYRRTRKEMPALQHEIDAAIEEGINLITLVSPVKIHSRNSKLAGVEVIRNQLGEIDPGGRRNPVPIPGTEESFEFDTLIVTIGDTPDVAYISEMGIKVDKWGTLIVDKETLQTNRKGVFAGGDVVTGPKTVIEAIAAGKKAAIMINRYLQAQKLNQPFEVNLPKIYIPPVNGEQSDEQQLARIKLPTISLERRRKGLEEVEKVLSDESARYEASRCLRCDLEFTQSLEKVNETVNKGSEVVT; via the coding sequence ATGAATAGACTAAACAGTATTTCCGAATTTCATTCACTTCAAAGTCTCATTTCAGTTGATAAAATGGAACATATTCCCACAATAATAATTTCAGCTGGAACATGCGGGCAAGCAAGCGGAGCTAATGACTTAATTAGAGTAGTGAAAAAAGAATTAATTAGTAAAAACCTTACTGCAAAAATTAAATTGCGCATAACAGGTTGTCACGGTTTTTGTGAAATGGAACCCTCTATTTTGGTCGAACCATACAGAACTTATTATCCTAAAGTTTCTGTTAAAGACATACCAAGTATTATTAAGGCAATCTCGCGGGAAGAAATTATTGAGGAGCTATTATTTTTTGATCTTGATTCGGGTAAGAGGATCCAGAAACAGGATGATATACCGTTCTTCAAAAAACAGAATAGAATTTTACTCTCTAGGAATGAGAAAGTCGATCCTATAAGAATTTACAATTATATTGAAATCGGTGGATATGATTCTTTCGTTAATGTCCTTCACAAAAATGATTCCCAATGGATTATTGATGAAATTATCAAATCTGGTTTGCGAGGAAGAGGAGGTGCAGGATTTTTAACCGGAAAGAAATGGGAACTTCTTTCGAAGCAAAAAAATGGATATGGTAAATTCCTTGTTTGCAATGCCGATGAGGGTGACCCTGGAGCGTATATGGATCGCAGTTTACTCGAGGGTAATCCACACAGTATCATTGAAGGAATGATGATTGGTGCTTTTGCAACTGGTGCAAACGAGGGTATAATATATGTTAGAAATGAATACCCTCTTGCAATCAAACATTTAATCATTGCACTTCGAGTTGCGAATGAAATTGGCTTCCTAGGAAAAAATATTTTAGGAACCGCCTTTTCCTTCGATATAAAAATTGTTAGAGGAGCCGGTGCCTTCGTGTGTGGTGAAGAAACTGCCCTAATAAAATCAATTGAAGGATTTATGGGAGAACCGGTTCAGAGACCTCCCTTCCCTATTACCAAAGGGATCTATGGAAAACCAACCGCAATAAATAATGTTGAAACATGGGCAAATATCCCGGCAATAATTGAAATGGGTGCTCAGCACTTTGCTCAAATCGGCACGAAAAATAATTCCGGAACGAAAATCTTCAGTCTTGTTGGGAAAGTAAAAAACACTGGATTGGTCGAAGTGCCAATGGGAATATCGATTAAAGAGATTGTATTTGACATTGGAAGCGGATCTGAAAAAGAGACACGGTTAAAAGCAGTTCAAACAGGTGGTCCTTCGGGAGGTTGTATCCCAGTTAATAAATTTGATATACCTATTGATTACGACTCACTGAGTAAAGCAGGTACTATAATGGGTTCCGGCGGAATGATTGTGATGGATGAAAATACATGCATGGTCGATGTTGCAAAATATTTCATGAACTTCTTAAAAGATGAATCATGCGGTAAATGTTTTATGTGCCGGAAAGGTACACAGAGAATGTATGAATTATTGGATGACATTTCCCGGGGGAAAGCTACTTTGGATAAAATACAACTTTTGGAAGAATTAGCTATCGTAGTAAAAGATACAACAATGTGCGGATTAGGTCAGTCGGCTTCTAATCCAGTATTATCTACACTGCAATATTTTAAAGATGAATATATAGAGCATATTGAAAATAAAAAATGCAGGGCTGCAGTATGCAGAGAACTAGTCGGAGCTCCTTGTCAGTCTACTTGTCCGATAGGGACTGAAGCTTGGAGATATATTGCTCATATTTCTAACGGTGAGTATGAAAAAGCATATTTAGCCATTAGAGAGACAAATCCTTTTCCATCCGTGTGTGCCAGAGTCTGCAGCCATCCTTGCGAGTACAAGTGCCGCGCAGGTACAAGCGGAGGTGATGCAATTGCTATTAGAGCATTAAAGCGGTTCATCACCGATAGGATTGAGCCTTCAATCTATCAACCCGAACGAGCCACAATCAAAAATGCTAACAAATTCAAAATTGCCATAATAGGTTCAGGCCCTGGCGGACTAACTGCAGCACATTATTTATCATTGAAAGGTTATAAAGTAGATATTTTTGAAAAAGAAAATATCCCTGGGGGGATGTTAACATGCGGTATTCCAGAGTATCGCCTCCCGCGAAATATAATTAAGAAAGAGATTGATTCGCTGATCGATAGCAATATCAATATTCAATACAACATCGAAATGGGAAAAGATATTACAATCGATAGTCTTCTAAATGACGATTACAAAGCAATCTTCCTAGCAATGGGTGCTCACAAAAGTAAACTCCTAAACATTGAAGGGGAAGATTTGGATGGTGTTTATCCTGCGATCGAGTTTTTGAAAGAATTTAATTTAAAGGGAAGAAATCTTGCTAAAGGTAAAGTTGGAGTAATTGGCGGCGGGGATTCTGCAATTGACGCTGCAAGAGTCTCGTTGAGACAAGACGGAGTGGAAAGCGTCACTGTACTGTACAGGCGAACTCGGAAAGAAATGCCTGCACTTCAACATGAGATTGATGCGGCAATAGAAGAAGGTATCAATTTAATAACATTAGTCTCGCCAGTTAAAATTCATTCACGAAATAGCAAACTCGCGGGAGTCGAAGTAATTAGAAATCAGTTAGGTGAAATAGATCCAGGCGGCAGAAGAAATCCAGTACCAATTCCTGGTACAGAAGAATCATTCGAATTTGATACTTTAATTGTCACCATTGGCGATACTCCTGACGTGGCCTATATTTCTGAAATGGGAATTAAAGTAGATAAATGGGGAACACTAATCGTTGATAAAGAGACTCTTCAAACAAATCGGAAAGGAGTATTTGCCGGTGGAGATGTCGTTACTGGCCCAAAAACGGTAATTGAAGCAATTGCTGCAGGGAAAAAAGCTGCAATTATGATTAATCGATATTTGCAAGCTCAGAAATTAAATCAACCGTTTGAGGTCAATCTCCCAAAAATATACATCCCACCAGTGAACGGTGAACAATCAGATGAGCAGCAATTAGCAAGAATAAAATTGCCGACTATCTCTTTAGAACGAAGGAGAAAAGGATTAGAAGAAGTCGAGAAAGTATTGTCGGATGAATCTGCCAGGTATGAAGCGAGTCGATGTTTGAGATGCGATCTGGAATTCACGCAATCTTTGGAAAAAGTAAATGAAACTGTTAATAAAGGTTCGGAGGTAGTTACATGA
- a CDS encoding FMN-binding glutamate synthase family protein produces the protein MSYSRINSSAATLTKNRTDGSITPSSGMCVTCVDGCIGMCEIGKSAYRGHEVIYPQPFGVITTAAEKVYPIDYSHLNIMGGVIGASGIEADSDKAIFPAVNLEVHFGHDGGIKFKYPWIIPGIGSTNIAKNNWEGLAIGSAISGTGLTIGENVAGMDPQTVIKNGKVIDTVDLKRRVQLYNDFKRNDYGAIILQANVEDTRLGVQEYAIEKLGVEIVELKWGQGAKNIGGEVKIRDLKKAQLLHDRGYIVLPNPTDANVIQAFEKGAFTEFERHSRIGMVSEEGFAKRVEELKKAGAKYIFLKTGAYRPLDLARAIVFCSKYKIDLLTIDGAGGGTGMSPWRMMNEWGIPPLELHSLAYSYIKKLSDKGHYVPAVAFAGGFTFEDQIFKGLALGAPFTKLVGMARAPIAAAMVGKTIGRAIDDGQLPVYIERFGRSVDEIFVTASHLRKELGDNEFQKVPVGALGLYTYYERLAQGLRQLMCGSRKFKLEFMTRDDLACLTKESAEITGIPYVMDLDKKEVDKILKI, from the coding sequence ATGTCGTACTCAAGAATTAATTCGTCTGCAGCTACATTAACAAAAAACAGAACTGACGGCAGTATCACTCCCTCTTCCGGAATGTGCGTAACCTGTGTCGACGGTTGTATTGGGATGTGTGAAATCGGTAAATCAGCTTATAGAGGTCACGAGGTAATCTATCCTCAACCATTTGGCGTAATAACAACCGCCGCGGAAAAAGTCTATCCCATAGATTATTCTCATTTAAACATTATGGGAGGAGTAATAGGTGCTTCAGGAATAGAAGCAGACAGCGATAAAGCAATCTTCCCTGCTGTAAATCTCGAAGTTCATTTCGGGCATGATGGCGGTATCAAATTTAAATATCCTTGGATTATTCCAGGAATTGGCTCTACCAATATTGCTAAGAATAATTGGGAAGGATTAGCAATTGGATCAGCAATATCAGGAACCGGACTTACCATCGGTGAAAATGTTGCTGGTATGGATCCTCAAACAGTAATAAAGAACGGGAAAGTAATCGACACGGTTGATCTAAAACGCAGAGTCCAACTTTATAACGATTTTAAACGAAATGATTATGGTGCCATTATCCTTCAGGCAAATGTTGAAGATACCCGGCTCGGTGTTCAAGAATATGCAATCGAAAAATTAGGTGTTGAAATAGTTGAATTAAAATGGGGACAAGGCGCCAAAAATATTGGAGGTGAGGTTAAAATCAGAGATCTAAAAAAAGCTCAGCTCCTTCATGATAGAGGTTATATTGTTCTACCAAATCCCACCGATGCAAATGTAATTCAGGCTTTTGAGAAAGGTGCATTTACTGAATTCGAAAGACATTCTAGAATTGGAATGGTTTCGGAAGAAGGATTTGCTAAAAGAGTTGAAGAGTTAAAAAAAGCCGGAGCAAAATATATATTTCTGAAAACAGGTGCTTATCGCCCGCTCGATCTCGCGCGTGCAATAGTATTTTGCTCAAAATATAAAATCGATCTGCTCACAATCGACGGTGCAGGCGGAGGCACCGGAATGAGTCCATGGAGAATGATGAATGAATGGGGTATCCCCCCACTTGAATTACACTCACTAGCTTATAGTTATATCAAAAAGTTATCAGACAAAGGACACTACGTTCCGGCAGTTGCATTCGCCGGAGGATTTACATTTGAAGATCAAATCTTTAAAGGATTGGCACTTGGCGCCCCATTTACTAAACTCGTTGGTATGGCAAGAGCACCAATTGCAGCAGCTATGGTTGGAAAAACTATTGGCAGAGCAATAGATGACGGGCAGCTTCCGGTTTATATTGAGCGGTTCGGAAGATCGGTAGATGAGATTTTTGTCACTGCTTCTCATCTCAGGAAGGAGCTTGGTGATAATGAATTTCAAAAAGTTCCGGTCGGAGCTTTAGGACTTTATACCTATTACGAACGTTTGGCTCAGGGTTTGCGTCAATTAATGTGCGGAAGCAGGAAATTCAAACTTGAGTTCATGACTCGTGACGACCTTGCGTGCTTAACCAAGGAATCCGCCGAGATAACAGGAATTCCTTATGTAATGGATCTTGATAAAAAGGAAGTTGACAAAATTTTGAAGATATAA
- a CDS encoding adenosine deaminase has protein sequence MKQEIFDIIKEVPKVLLHDHLDGGLRSQTVIDLAKEMKYTKLPTTDAGELAEWFHRGANKGNLVEFLQGFAHTCGVMQTKEALERVAFEMMEDMHNDGVVYIETRFSPIFHTNKGLHWEEVVQAVLNGLERGRQTFGVQYGLIICAMRNMKLSLEMAELAVDFRDKGVVGFDLAGEEGGYPPKKHIEAFQYIQRENFNITIHAGEAFGKESIWQALQWCGAHRIGHATRLIEDMVIKDGQLISMGNLAQYVLDKRIPLEICLLSNVHTGAVKSLELHPFGIYYKYKFRVCLNTDDRLMSDHTLTKEFKIAADVFGIGLDDMEKLTINAMKSAFIPYKDRIKIIYDVIKPGYQKTREKLLSFK, from the coding sequence GTGAAACAAGAAATTTTTGATATCATTAAAGAAGTTCCAAAAGTTCTTTTGCACGACCATCTCGATGGCGGATTACGCTCGCAAACTGTGATTGATCTTGCAAAAGAAATGAAATACACAAAACTTCCAACCACCGATGCCGGAGAACTAGCTGAGTGGTTTCACCGCGGTGCAAATAAAGGCAACTTAGTTGAATTTTTACAGGGTTTCGCTCACACCTGCGGTGTTATGCAAACAAAAGAAGCTCTCGAACGCGTTGCATTCGAAATGATGGAAGACATGCATAATGATGGCGTAGTATATATTGAAACAAGATTTTCCCCAATATTTCATACAAACAAAGGTTTGCATTGGGAAGAAGTTGTGCAAGCAGTATTAAATGGATTGGAACGCGGCAGACAAACTTTTGGCGTACAGTATGGCTTAATAATTTGTGCAATGCGGAATATGAAACTTTCTCTCGAAATGGCAGAACTCGCTGTGGATTTTCGCGATAAAGGAGTGGTTGGATTTGATCTCGCAGGTGAAGAAGGGGGGTATCCTCCGAAGAAACACATAGAAGCTTTTCAATATATTCAAAGAGAAAATTTCAATATAACGATTCACGCTGGTGAAGCTTTCGGAAAAGAATCGATTTGGCAGGCGCTTCAATGGTGCGGCGCACATCGAATTGGCCACGCAACAAGATTAATTGAAGATATGGTAATTAAAGATGGGCAATTGATCTCAATGGGAAATTTAGCTCAATACGTTCTCGACAAAAGAATTCCTCTTGAGATATGTTTACTGAGCAATGTGCACACAGGTGCAGTGAAAAGTCTTGAACTGCATCCATTTGGCATTTATTATAAATACAAATTCCGTGTTTGTCTAAATACCGATGACAGATTAATGAGCGATCATACACTCACAAAAGAATTCAAAATCGCTGCCGATGTTTTTGGAATTGGACTCGACGATATGGAAAAGCTGACTATTAATGCAATGAAAAGCGCATTCATTCCATATAAAGATAGAATTAAGATAATTTACGATGTTATAAAACCTGGTTATCAAAAAACCAGAGAAAAGCTGCTTTCATTTAAATAA